The genomic interval TAAATCGTCGAGATGGATTGATTCCACGATGCACGTTCTGCAGCATGATCGCGTTCGGAATAGCGTTCCAAAGCCGTCATCAATCCGATCATCGCCTCTTTGCTAACCTTCATGGATCGGCCGATCCCGTGTCGCGGCGGGCGCGAAATCCATCCGTTGTCGATCCAGTGCTGCAACGACCACGTACCTGCCCGCACATCCATATCAACCATCTGCACCCAGGCGCTGCGAATCAGGTCAGCGCGACCACACAAAATGCCCGATGCCTGAGGCCCCCCCAGATGCTTGCCACCGCTATACGCGATCAAGTCGGCGCCTGAACGGCTGAGTGCCGTCAGGTTCTCAACCGGCGGCATGGAGAACGCGCCGTCCACGATGACGGGCAGATCATTGCGATGGGCCAACTCGACGAGTGACCGAAGATTGGGACATTCTTCGACGCCATACCACACATAACCAATCGCCGCCGTCCGTGGATTGATCGCGCGTTCAATCTGCGCGAGAGCCGCCGGCGCCCGATAGTCGATCAAGCTCAACCGAGCCCCCGACAGTCGAAGCGCATGATCGTAGTCGAACGGCCCCGGTTCGGGGAAAATGATCTCGTTCCGCGGACAGTTTGAAACGTCCGGAAGTTCGTCCATGAGCTCAGGGCGATTTCCCACCAGGCATGCAGCGGCTGCCAATGTCAACGCGGCCCCGGCGCCGGCCGTGACGATGCCCGCTTCGGCTGTGGTGCAGCGCTGAATCAGCTTGCTCGCCGCCGCCAGCAAATCATCGATCTCGACAAACTGAGCACTCGCAGCCGCCATTGCGGCGATCACGTCGGGATGAGGACAACTGCCGCTGACGCGTGTGGCGTAGCCCACGGCATTGATGATCGGCTGAATTCCGAACCGTTGATAGACCTCAGGCGACATGGGGGCGCTTTCGAGAGAAGACACGGGCGGGATTCGTCACGAGCATCTGATGGATCTGTTCATCGGTAATTCCGCGTTCACGCAGCATCGGTACAAACACTTCCAACAGATAGCCATAACCCTTTCCGCCCAAATACTTCAGGTGCTTCAGC from Schlesneria paludicola DSM 18645 carries:
- a CDS encoding aminotransferase class V-fold PLP-dependent enzyme, with protein sequence MSSLESAPMSPEVYQRFGIQPIINAVGYATRVSGSCPHPDVIAAMAAASAQFVEIDDLLAAASKLIQRCTTAEAGIVTAGAGAALTLAAAACLVGNRPELMDELPDVSNCPRNEIIFPEPGPFDYDHALRLSGARLSLIDYRAPAALAQIERAINPRTAAIGYVWYGVEECPNLRSLVELAHRNDLPVIVDGAFSMPPVENLTALSRSGADLIAYSGGKHLGGPQASGILCGRADLIRSAWVQMVDMDVRAGTWSLQHWIDNGWISRPPRHGIGRSMKVSKEAMIGLMTALERYSERDHAAERASWNQSISTIYEGVQGLGGLQITKLAQAANGQPYPLLCIESGRGPDGISVLELILALRLRPRKILLAEDEQSADRAYLYAQCLLPGDADEIVAAVRAIVSSHRKRSTP